In one Halorubrum sp. CBA1229 genomic region, the following are encoded:
- a CDS encoding ABC transporter substrate-binding protein, protein MYDADAPTSRRSFLAAAGGSATLGLAGCLGGGGGGLDELTVAHMPIYPDLQWYVMEGEGYFAEIDAEIDGKEFTDGPAIVQAFGGGDIDVAMFGIVPAMIVIDREIPAQVTAANIREPMGIMAEESFHETFEAEGGDAFATWAEENGGPFRFGTFPQGSVPDVLLRYWLGEVGVDPESNDAVEIIEINGASAVWQAIANGEIDGTSIMEPVPTIARAEGSSVTMLRTAAEILPGQPAAVTLMSDAVRDSPLAAQFVEQHVRATEFIGENPDATAGHVESGIGMPADRARRALDSPLSNFVTDPREIAEATPVFSEFAADNGQIEERLSNEAIFDFEAYDSL, encoded by the coding sequence ATGTACGACGCAGACGCGCCGACCTCCCGTCGGTCCTTCCTCGCTGCCGCCGGCGGCTCCGCCACGCTCGGGCTCGCCGGCTGTCTCGGTGGCGGCGGCGGCGGGCTCGACGAGCTGACGGTCGCGCACATGCCGATCTACCCCGACCTCCAGTGGTACGTGATGGAGGGCGAGGGGTACTTCGCCGAGATCGACGCCGAGATCGACGGGAAGGAGTTCACCGACGGCCCGGCGATCGTGCAGGCGTTCGGCGGCGGCGACATCGACGTCGCCATGTTCGGCATCGTGCCGGCGATGATCGTTATCGACCGCGAGATCCCCGCACAGGTGACGGCGGCGAACATCCGCGAACCGATGGGGATCATGGCCGAGGAGTCGTTCCACGAGACGTTCGAGGCGGAGGGCGGCGACGCGTTCGCGACGTGGGCCGAGGAGAACGGCGGGCCGTTCCGCTTCGGCACCTTCCCGCAGGGGAGCGTCCCCGACGTGCTGCTCCGCTACTGGCTCGGGGAGGTCGGCGTCGACCCCGAATCGAACGACGCCGTCGAGATAATCGAGATCAACGGTGCCAGCGCGGTCTGGCAGGCGATCGCCAACGGCGAGATCGACGGGACCTCGATCATGGAGCCGGTGCCGACGATCGCGCGGGCGGAGGGCTCGTCGGTCACGATGCTGCGGACGGCCGCGGAGATCCTCCCCGGCCAGCCGGCGGCGGTCACCCTGATGAGCGACGCGGTCCGCGACTCCCCGCTCGCCGCGCAGTTCGTCGAGCAACACGTTCGCGCCACGGAGTTCATCGGCGAGAACCCGGACGCGACCGCCGGGCACGTCGAGTCGGGGATCGGGATGCCCGCGGACCGCGCCCGGCGGGCGCTCGACTCGCCGCTGTCGAACTTCGTCACCGACCCCCGCGAGATCGCCGAGGCGACCCCGGTGTTCTCGGAGTTCGCGGCTGACAACGGGCAGATCGAGGAACGGCTCTCGAACGAGGCGATCTTCGACTTCGAGGCGTACGACTCTCTCTGA
- a CDS encoding cupin domain-containing protein translates to MEKVTLASAFASIDERWDPHLAGELNGQAVKLAKAEGDFVWHSHADADELFLVTEGRLRIEFRDRDDVTLEAGELLVVPRGTEHRPVAEPEAHMLLFEPAGTRNTGDVENELTREELERVDG, encoded by the coding sequence ATGGAGAAGGTGACCCTCGCGAGCGCGTTCGCGTCGATCGACGAGCGCTGGGATCCGCACCTCGCCGGGGAGCTGAACGGGCAGGCCGTGAAGCTCGCGAAGGCGGAGGGCGACTTCGTCTGGCACAGCCACGCCGACGCCGACGAGCTATTCTTAGTCACGGAGGGGCGGCTCCGGATCGAGTTCCGCGACCGCGACGACGTGACTCTCGAGGCGGGCGAACTGCTCGTCGTCCCCCGGGGGACCGAGCACCGCCCGGTCGCCGAGCCGGAGGCCCACATGCTGCTGTTCGAGCCGGCCGGTACGCGGAACACGGGCGACGTGGAGAACGAACTGACCAGAGAGGAGTTGGAGCGCGTCGACGGTTGA
- a CDS encoding ArsR family transcriptional regulator — protein MYTSEEIDRRLELLAQSERRAIIRFLQKTEADDVPIHSIRNHLRESDTRRDRCDDVTIALHHNHLPSLATTDVLDFDSSSETVRYRGDELVETLLDSIPETRTTNG, from the coding sequence ATGTACACCAGCGAGGAGATCGATCGGAGATTGGAACTGTTAGCTCAGTCTGAGCGGCGAGCCATTATTCGTTTTCTGCAGAAGACCGAGGCGGATGACGTGCCGATCCACAGTATTCGGAACCACCTCAGGGAGTCGGATACGAGGCGAGACCGGTGTGACGACGTTACCATAGCGTTACACCACAACCATCTTCCCAGCCTCGCCACAACGGACGTGCTCGATTTCGATTCGTCTTCCGAGACGGTTCGGTACCGCGGTGACGAACTCGTCGAAACGCTCCTCGACTCCATCCCCGAGACGCGCACCACGAACGGGTAG
- a CDS encoding ABC transporter permease, whose protein sequence is MATDTGGRFDGSELRTGLGLDDPRRLLRGAAGVVGFVVAWHLVSLTQPAYVLPPPVAVADAFAEELASGTMTTALWSSVRHWIPGTIAGTTLGVAAGVAFSWSGLLDDVTAPLVRTLRPVPPLALIGFAIAWFGINDAGAAFIIAVGAFWINFYASYGAVEGVSEDLLDVGRTLGVRGEFDMVRSIVLPASLPGILTGVRTGLGRCWMLVVASEIFGVPGVGREILRASNNLLVDTVIAYILVLSLMYLLVDVAFRAVQRRVLVWRA, encoded by the coding sequence ATGGCGACGGACACCGGCGGCCGGTTCGACGGGTCGGAACTGCGGACCGGGCTCGGCTTGGACGACCCGCGGCGCCTCCTCCGCGGCGCCGCCGGGGTCGTCGGGTTCGTTGTCGCCTGGCACCTGGTCTCGCTCACGCAGCCGGCGTACGTCCTGCCCCCGCCGGTGGCGGTCGCGGACGCGTTCGCCGAGGAGCTCGCCTCGGGGACGATGACGACCGCCCTGTGGTCGAGCGTCCGCCACTGGATACCCGGGACGATCGCCGGGACGACGCTCGGCGTCGCCGCCGGCGTCGCGTTCTCGTGGAGCGGGCTCCTCGACGACGTGACCGCCCCGCTCGTCCGGACGCTCCGGCCGGTCCCGCCGCTCGCGCTGATCGGCTTCGCGATCGCGTGGTTCGGGATCAACGACGCCGGCGCGGCCTTCATCATCGCCGTCGGCGCGTTCTGGATCAACTTCTACGCGTCGTACGGCGCCGTCGAGGGCGTCTCCGAGGACTTACTCGACGTGGGGCGCACGCTCGGCGTGCGCGGCGAGTTCGACATGGTCCGGTCGATCGTCCTCCCGGCGTCGCTGCCGGGGATCCTGACGGGCGTCCGGACCGGCCTCGGGCGCTGCTGGATGCTCGTGGTCGCCTCGGAGATCTTCGGCGTGCCGGGCGTCGGGCGCGAGATCCTGCGCGCGAGCAACAACCTCCTCGTCGACACGGTGATCGCGTACATCCTCGTGTTGAGCCTGATGTACCTCCTCGTCGACGTGGCGTTCCGGGCGGTCCAACGGAGGGTGTTAGTGTGGCGGGCGTGA
- a CDS encoding AAA domain-containing protein, whose translation MNVRGPILSVGATRTVSTSYGDRELRELRIRPERGAADPVDVTLWGKWAETAEHAEPGMELLVTDAEEDEFGGEVGYATTGDSWVVLEPDFLVDVTGIRSWVQCPRMYYLNKLSGIPLNYPVVKGTVVHEVFGDLLRGMDLEESVADRVEEAGLELGLLGYEPEEVADEVRRNAAAIEGWLAQGTLSDEDTWRSEFTLISPTFGLKGRADALRRGTPVELKTGKNTKREPRFHDKIQAACYALMLDERGVDPDIGTLLYTKNTALDRNEESGDLAPAKEFSVGRGLLEFVVRERNALAAMEWRALDDPGERLTVPTGYEGDAKCQYCFEQDTCMVVSGRLDQESKAGSVGTPVPDEERDYFDRFYVALEEERRETHAEYRKLWEQSPRERADDDRALIDLEPVSRTEIDDARWELRARKPDDAVSKLREGDVALASDGDPVEGHGELGRIVELGGDEVVVETDEPVELRRLDVYPSEISVDRSLTALHDAILKGSDRRKDVLFGRREPEFRDASERPVDAPGGDDADTDDDPSNAYIDNNASQNEAVELAVDAEDCALIHGPPGTGKTYTIARTIRALVAEGNRVLLSAFTNRAVDNALEALRDQGFDDVLRVGTETGVRGDMQDVRLVRRGDPNAKAAELRDAPVVAATTAACGSRVLRECEFDVALVDEASQLTEPGTHAAINLADRFVLVGDHEQLPPVVRAENDLQTSLFQRLIEAYPDASVMLDRQYRMSQRIQAFASAEFYDGALRPATPEVAGQTLRDLGVDPADLPEGLAGGVDFVEPDGTRDGNRNVREAERVAEVVDAYLAAGVDPDDIGVIAPFRAQVAEIGRRTAVTVDTVDRFQGSSKEVIVVSLVATGDLDGPIFEDHRRMNVALTRAKKQLTLVGDADALGSEPFYERMLEWARR comes from the coding sequence GTGAACGTTCGGGGGCCGATCCTCTCCGTCGGAGCAACGCGGACGGTGTCGACGTCGTACGGGGACCGGGAGCTCCGCGAGCTCCGGATCCGGCCCGAGCGCGGCGCGGCCGACCCGGTCGACGTGACGCTGTGGGGGAAGTGGGCGGAGACGGCCGAGCACGCCGAGCCGGGCATGGAGCTGCTCGTCACCGATGCCGAGGAGGACGAGTTCGGCGGCGAGGTCGGGTACGCGACGACGGGCGACTCGTGGGTCGTGCTGGAGCCCGACTTCCTCGTCGACGTGACCGGGATCCGGTCGTGGGTGCAGTGCCCGCGGATGTACTATTTAAATAAGCTCTCGGGGATCCCGCTCAACTACCCGGTGGTCAAGGGGACCGTCGTCCACGAGGTGTTCGGCGACCTGCTCCGCGGGATGGACCTGGAGGAATCGGTCGCGGACCGCGTCGAAGAGGCCGGGCTCGAGCTCGGGCTGTTGGGCTACGAGCCCGAGGAGGTCGCCGACGAGGTGCGCCGCAACGCGGCCGCGATCGAGGGGTGGCTCGCGCAGGGGACCCTCTCCGACGAGGACACCTGGCGGTCGGAGTTCACCCTCATCTCGCCGACGTTCGGCTTGAAAGGGCGCGCCGACGCGCTCCGCCGCGGCACCCCCGTTGAGCTGAAGACGGGGAAGAACACCAAGCGCGAGCCGCGCTTCCACGACAAGATCCAGGCGGCCTGCTACGCCCTGATGCTGGACGAGCGCGGCGTCGACCCCGACATCGGGACGCTGCTGTACACGAAGAACACCGCCTTGGACCGCAACGAGGAGTCGGGGGACCTGGCGCCCGCCAAGGAGTTCTCGGTGGGCCGGGGGCTCTTGGAGTTCGTCGTCCGCGAGCGCAACGCCCTCGCGGCGATGGAGTGGCGCGCGCTCGACGACCCCGGCGAGCGCCTGACCGTCCCCACGGGGTACGAGGGCGACGCGAAGTGCCAGTACTGCTTCGAGCAGGACACCTGCATGGTGGTCTCCGGCCGCCTCGACCAGGAGTCGAAGGCGGGGTCGGTCGGAACACCCGTGCCCGACGAGGAGCGCGACTACTTCGACCGCTTCTACGTCGCCCTCGAAGAGGAGCGCCGCGAGACCCACGCCGAGTACCGGAAGCTGTGGGAGCAGAGCCCCCGGGAGCGCGCCGACGACGACCGCGCCCTCATCGACCTCGAACCGGTCTCGCGGACCGAGATCGACGACGCCCGGTGGGAGCTCCGCGCTCGCAAGCCCGACGACGCCGTCTCCAAGCTCCGCGAGGGCGACGTTGCGCTCGCGAGCGACGGCGACCCGGTCGAGGGGCACGGCGAGCTCGGCCGCATCGTCGAGCTCGGCGGCGACGAGGTCGTCGTCGAGACCGACGAGCCGGTCGAGCTCCGGCGGCTCGACGTCTACCCCTCCGAGATCTCGGTCGACCGCTCGCTCACCGCGCTCCACGACGCGATCTTGAAGGGGAGCGATCGGCGGAAGGACGTGCTGTTCGGGCGGCGCGAGCCCGAGTTCCGGGATGCAAGCGAGCGGCCGGTCGACGCGCCTGGAGGCGACGACGCCGACACCGACGACGACCCCTCCAACGCCTACATCGACAACAACGCGTCCCAGAACGAGGCCGTCGAACTCGCCGTCGACGCCGAGGACTGCGCGCTGATCCACGGCCCGCCGGGCACCGGGAAGACGTACACCATCGCCCGGACGATCCGCGCGCTCGTCGCCGAGGGGAACCGGGTGCTGCTCTCGGCGTTCACCAACCGCGCGGTCGACAACGCCTTGGAGGCGCTTCGGGATCAGGGCTTCGACGACGTGCTACGCGTGGGGACCGAGACCGGCGTCCGCGGCGACATGCAGGACGTGCGCCTCGTCCGGCGCGGCGACCCGAACGCGAAGGCCGCCGAGCTCAGGGACGCGCCCGTCGTCGCCGCCACCACCGCGGCCTGCGGCTCCCGCGTGCTGCGCGAGTGCGAGTTCGACGTCGCCCTCGTCGACGAGGCCTCGCAGCTCACGGAGCCGGGCACCCACGCCGCGATCAACCTCGCCGACCGGTTCGTCCTCGTCGGCGACCACGAGCAGCTCCCGCCCGTCGTGCGCGCCGAGAACGACCTCCAAACGTCGCTCTTCCAGCGGCTCATCGAGGCGTACCCGGACGCGAGCGTCATGCTCGACCGCCAGTACCGGATGAGCCAGCGCATCCAGGCGTTCGCCTCCGCGGAGTTCTACGACGGCGCGCTCCGACCGGCGACCCCGGAGGTGGCGGGGCAGACCCTCCGCGACCTCGGCGTCGACCCCGCCGACCTCCCGGAGGGGCTCGCGGGGGGCGTCGACTTCGTCGAACCGGACGGGACCCGCGACGGCAACCGGAACGTCCGGGAGGCCGAGCGCGTCGCCGAGGTCGTCGACGCCTACCTCGCGGCCGGCGTCGATCCGGACGATATCGGCGTCATCGCGCCCTTCCGCGCGCAGGTCGCGGAGATCGGCCGGCGGACCGCGGTCACGGTCGACACCGTCGACCGGTTCCAGGGCTCCTCGAAGGAGGTGATCGTCGTCTCGCTGGTGGCCACCGGCGACCTCGACGGGCCCATCTTCGAGGACCACCGGCGGATGAACGTCGCGCTCACGCGGGCGAAAAAGCAGCTGACGCTCGTCGGCGACGCCGACGCGCTCGGCTCGGAGCCGTTCTACGAGCGGATGCTCGAATGGGCGCGGCGCTGA
- a CDS encoding ABC transporter ATP-binding protein, giving the protein MTRDEFGSGGESGVAVDRVGKTYDGDGKPVRALDDVSFGIDGGEFVCLVGPSGCGKTTLFRIIAGLTDATDGEVRLAGAPVTGPTTNMGVVFQEYHLFPWLTVEENVGFGLERSDRSEAEREQRVDEMLELVGLTEFRDSYPKSLSGGMKQRVAIARALAVDPELLLMDEPFGAVDAQTREMLQRELLDVWGSTGKTVLFVTHDVAEAVTLADRIVVMAAEPGRVAEVVDVDVDRPRERGDPAFGEHVARVRELIGAHP; this is encoded by the coding sequence ATGACGCGGGACGAATTCGGGAGCGGGGGCGAGTCCGGCGTCGCCGTCGACCGCGTCGGGAAGACGTACGACGGCGACGGGAAGCCGGTCCGCGCGCTCGACGACGTCTCCTTCGGGATCGACGGCGGCGAGTTCGTCTGCCTCGTCGGCCCGTCCGGCTGCGGGAAGACGACGCTGTTCCGGATCATCGCCGGGCTCACCGACGCCACCGACGGGGAGGTCCGGCTCGCCGGCGCCCCGGTCACCGGGCCGACGACGAACATGGGCGTCGTCTTCCAGGAGTACCACCTGTTCCCGTGGCTCACGGTCGAGGAGAACGTCGGGTTCGGGCTCGAACGGAGCGACCGTTCCGAGGCCGAGCGCGAGCAGCGGGTCGACGAGATGCTGGAGCTCGTCGGGCTGACCGAGTTCCGCGACTCGTACCCGAAGTCGCTCTCCGGCGGCATGAAACAGCGCGTCGCCATCGCCCGGGCGCTCGCCGTGGACCCCGAGCTCCTCCTGATGGACGAGCCGTTCGGCGCGGTCGACGCTCAGACCCGGGAGATGCTCCAGCGGGAGCTGCTCGACGTGTGGGGATCGACGGGAAAGACGGTCCTGTTCGTCACGCACGACGTCGCGGAGGCGGTGACGCTCGCCGACCGGATCGTCGTGATGGCCGCCGAGCCGGGCCGCGTCGCCGAGGTGGTCGACGTCGACGTCGACCGCCCCCGCGAGCGCGGCGACCCGGCGTTCGGGGAACACGTCGCCCGCGTGCGGGAGCTTATCGGCGCGCATCCGTAG
- a CDS encoding phosphoribosylaminoimidazolesuccinocarboxamide synthase: protein MTSVKEFRVDEPATADSLGRGRFVFTDAYSVFDWGQMPDAIPRKGASLCAMGAFNFELLEDEGVPTHYRGVVDPGEGTEVEDGDGEPEPVPLADASAPPTEMAIDLTQVPDLPYEGPEAGYDYDAFHAAGGTNYLVPLEVVFRNRVPVGSSLRRRAEPADFGLDADPDVAADEWPDEPVDLPEPVVEFSTKYEEQDRYLTRSEADRIAGAADVDALESLALDVNRVVTERAEAAGFAHEDGKIECLYADGELRVADVVGTFDENRFSYGGRGISKEVVRQWYKANDPEWVEAVTEAKASVAEREIDDWRELCERDPEPLPSAVVDAVSELYAAGTNAYTGREWFDVPDIESALDAADDL from the coding sequence ATGACGAGCGTCAAGGAGTTCCGCGTCGACGAGCCCGCGACCGCCGACTCGCTCGGCCGCGGTCGCTTCGTCTTCACGGACGCGTACTCGGTGTTCGACTGGGGGCAGATGCCCGACGCGATCCCGCGGAAGGGCGCGAGCCTCTGCGCGATGGGCGCGTTCAACTTCGAGCTGCTGGAAGACGAGGGCGTCCCGACCCACTACCGCGGGGTCGTCGATCCGGGCGAGGGGACAGAGGTGGAGGACGGCGACGGAGAGCCGGAGCCGGTCCCCCTCGCCGATGCGAGCGCCCCGCCGACGGAGATGGCGATCGACCTGACGCAGGTCCCCGACCTCCCGTACGAGGGGCCCGAGGCCGGCTACGACTACGACGCCTTCCACGCCGCGGGCGGGACCAACTACCTCGTGCCGCTGGAGGTCGTCTTCCGGAACCGCGTCCCCGTCGGCTCCAGCCTCCGGCGGCGCGCCGAGCCCGCCGACTTCGGCCTCGACGCGGACCCCGACGTCGCCGCCGACGAGTGGCCCGACGAGCCCGTCGACCTCCCGGAGCCGGTCGTGGAGTTCTCCACGAAGTACGAGGAGCAGGACCGGTACCTGACCCGCTCCGAGGCCGACCGGATCGCGGGCGCCGCCGATGTCGACGCCCTGGAGTCGCTCGCGCTCGACGTGAACCGCGTCGTCACCGAGCGCGCCGAGGCCGCCGGCTTCGCCCACGAGGACGGGAAGATCGAGTGCCTGTACGCCGACGGCGAGCTCCGCGTCGCCGACGTGGTCGGCACGTTCGACGAGAACCGGTTCTCCTACGGCGGCCGCGGGATCTCGAAGGAGGTCGTCCGGCAGTGGTACAAGGCGAACGACCCGGAGTGGGTCGAGGCCGTCACGGAGGCGAAGGCGTCGGTCGCCGAGCGCGAGATCGACGACTGGCGCGAGCTCTGCGAGCGCGACCCGGAGCCGCTCCCCTCGGCGGTCGTCGACGCGGTCTCGGAGCTGTACGCGGCCGGGACGAACGCGTACACCGGTCGCGAGTGGTTCGACGTTCCGGACATCGAGTCGGCGCTCGACGCGGCCGACGACTTATAA
- a CDS encoding DUF47 family protein: MSTDADFGERLEEHTETYLDRINDCVALLPRALDEYASDGPYRETADEIAAIESECDGLVREIRGVITNAGPDDIGLLNTRINFNESALLDFYTELDVVANHTERIVQEVIMMRPDADVDPFGDMREMAARIVEMVAVLGDVVARFVHGLARSDATETLTEGIESIRALESECDELRNDAIATAFADDAIGEPLVYRELAILLDELANTIEDLTDRIIVIASKEPGIVTEADPDADEE, translated from the coding sequence ATGTCCACCGACGCCGACTTCGGAGAGCGGTTGGAGGAACACACCGAGACGTACCTCGACCGGATAAACGACTGCGTCGCGCTCCTCCCGCGGGCGCTCGACGAGTACGCGAGCGACGGCCCGTACCGCGAGACGGCCGACGAGATCGCCGCCATCGAGAGCGAGTGCGACGGCTTAGTCCGGGAGATCCGGGGCGTCATCACCAACGCCGGCCCGGACGACATCGGCCTCCTGAACACGCGGATCAACTTCAACGAGTCCGCGCTGCTCGACTTCTACACGGAGCTCGACGTGGTGGCGAACCACACCGAGCGGATCGTCCAAGAGGTGATCATGATGCGGCCCGACGCCGACGTCGACCCGTTCGGCGACATGCGCGAGATGGCCGCCCGCATCGTCGAGATGGTCGCGGTCCTCGGCGACGTCGTCGCGCGGTTCGTCCACGGGCTCGCGCGCAGCGACGCGACCGAGACGCTCACGGAGGGGATCGAGTCGATCCGCGCGCTGGAGAGCGAGTGCGACGAGCTCCGCAACGACGCCATCGCGACCGCCTTCGCCGACGACGCGATCGGCGAGCCGCTCGTCTACCGCGAGCTCGCGATCCTCCTAGACGAGCTGGCGAACACGATCGAGGACCTCACCGACCGCATTATCGTCATCGCCAGCAAGGAGCCGGGGATCGTCACCGAGGCCGACCCCGACGCGGACGAGGAGTAG
- a CDS encoding 1,4-dihydroxy-2-naphthoyl-CoA synthase, with product MVSEIFDPDAWEQVTDEFDDITYHRGADVPVVRIAFDRPEVRNAFRPGTVDELYAALDHARKQADVGCVLLTGNGPSEEDGGWAFCSGGDQSVRGGSGYEYRDEDEAGDEDDPLVKEARAGRLHILEVQRLIRFMPKPVVAVVPGWAVGGGHSLHVVCDMTLASDEHAKFLQTDPDVASFDGGFGSAYLAKQIGQKKAREVFFRGKTYSAEEAADMGMVNEAVPHEELEAVALEWADEMTKKSPTAMRMLKYAFNMTDDGMVGQQVFAGEATRLAYMTDEAQEGRDAFLEKREPEFREYPWHY from the coding sequence ATGGTCTCGGAGATCTTCGACCCCGACGCGTGGGAGCAGGTCACGGACGAGTTCGACGACATCACCTATCACCGCGGCGCCGACGTTCCCGTCGTCCGGATCGCGTTCGACCGCCCCGAGGTCCGGAACGCGTTCCGGCCGGGCACCGTCGACGAGCTGTACGCCGCGCTCGACCACGCGCGCAAGCAGGCGGACGTCGGCTGCGTGCTCCTCACCGGCAACGGGCCATCGGAGGAGGACGGCGGCTGGGCGTTCTGCTCCGGCGGCGATCAGTCGGTGCGGGGCGGCTCCGGCTACGAGTACCGCGACGAGGACGAGGCCGGCGACGAGGACGATCCACTCGTCAAGGAGGCGCGCGCCGGACGACTCCACATCCTAGAGGTCCAGCGGCTGATCCGATTTATGCCCAAGCCGGTCGTCGCGGTCGTCCCCGGCTGGGCGGTCGGCGGCGGCCACTCGCTGCACGTCGTCTGCGACATGACGCTCGCCAGCGACGAGCACGCGAAGTTCCTCCAGACCGACCCCGACGTCGCCTCCTTCGACGGCGGGTTCGGCTCCGCGTATCTCGCGAAGCAGATCGGGCAGAAGAAGGCCCGCGAGGTGTTCTTCCGCGGGAAGACCTACTCGGCCGAGGAGGCCGCGGACATGGGGATGGTCAACGAGGCGGTCCCGCACGAGGAGCTGGAGGCGGTCGCGCTGGAGTGGGCCGACGAGATGACGAAGAAGTCGCCGACCGCGATGCGCATGCTGAAGTACGCGTTCAACATGACCGACGACGGGATGGTCGGTCAGCAGGTGTTCGCGGGCGAGGCGACCCGCTTGGCGTACATGACCGACGAGGCGCAGGAGGGCCGCGACGCCTTCTTAGAGAAGCGCGAGCCGGAGTTCCGAGAGTACCCGTGGCACTACTGA
- a CDS encoding tRNA (cytidine(56)-2'-O)-methyltransferase: MHEAREVAVLRYGHRPGRDDRMTTHVGLTARALGADRVIFPDNAGQSAETVRDITDRFGGPFAVELRADQKAIVRDFEGVVVHLTMYGERVQDVETEIREAVGLPDTGDDADAEGEPTAPRDLLVVVGGEKVPWALYERADFNVGVTNQPHSEVAGLAVFLDRLFEGEELEREWTDADREVMPEPTGKTVVDVDADEDESN, translated from the coding sequence ATGCACGAGGCGCGCGAGGTCGCCGTCCTCCGGTACGGCCACCGGCCCGGACGCGACGACCGCATGACGACGCACGTCGGGCTCACGGCCCGGGCGCTCGGGGCGGACCGAGTGATCTTCCCCGACAACGCCGGGCAGTCGGCGGAGACGGTGCGGGACATCACCGACCGGTTCGGCGGCCCGTTCGCGGTCGAACTGCGCGCGGACCAGAAGGCGATCGTTCGGGACTTCGAGGGCGTCGTCGTCCACCTCACGATGTACGGCGAGCGCGTACAGGACGTCGAGACGGAGATCCGCGAGGCGGTCGGGCTCCCGGACACGGGCGACGATGCGGACGCAGAGGGCGAACCGACCGCGCCCCGCGACCTCCTCGTCGTCGTCGGGGGCGAGAAGGTGCCGTGGGCGCTGTACGAGCGCGCCGACTTCAACGTGGGCGTGACGAACCAGCCGCACTCCGAGGTCGCCGGGCTCGCGGTGTTCCTCGACCGACTGTTCGAGGGGGAGGAGTTAGAGCGAGAGTGGACCGACGCCGACCGCGAGGTGATGCCGGAGCCGACCGGGAAGACGGTCGTCGACGTCGATGCGGACGAAGACGAGTCGAACTAA